The Pricia mediterranea genome includes a window with the following:
- a CDS encoding acyl carrier protein: protein MSDIASRVKAIIVDKLGVDENEVVSEASFTNDLGADSLDTVELIMEFEKEFDIQIPDDQAENIATVGQAISYIEEAK, encoded by the coding sequence ATGTCAGACATTGCATCAAGAGTAAAAGCTATCATCGTTGATAAATTGGGTGTTGATGAGAATGAAGTAGTAAGCGAAGCTAGCTTTACGAACGACCTAGGCGCAGATTCATTGGATACCGTGGAATTGATCATGGAATTCGAAAAGGAATTTGACATTCAGATTCCCGATGACCAAGCCGAAAACATCGCAACCGTTGGCCAAGCTATCAGTTATATAGAAGAAGCGAAGTAA
- a CDS encoding ribonuclease H family protein: MAKKQKFYTVWKGKRPGIYDTWKDCKAAITGYKGAQYKSFPSFAAAKKAYNGSYEEYKGKKKGEPSLTPVQALKFGTPNYHSISVDAASSGNPGKMEYQGVDTKTGKKLFRQGPFEQGTNNIGEFLALVHGLAFLKQNNSDRIIYTDSRTAMSWVRKRTCNTKLKETPKNKALFDLIRRALDWLKNNSYNTPIVKWETKAWGEIPADFGRK; the protein is encoded by the coding sequence ATGGCTAAAAAACAAAAATTCTACACCGTGTGGAAAGGGAAACGCCCCGGAATCTACGATACATGGAAAGACTGCAAAGCCGCCATTACGGGGTACAAGGGCGCGCAGTACAAATCCTTTCCCAGTTTTGCGGCCGCCAAGAAAGCGTATAACGGGAGTTATGAGGAATATAAGGGGAAGAAAAAAGGGGAGCCATCGCTTACCCCGGTGCAAGCCCTGAAATTCGGTACGCCCAACTACCATTCCATCTCCGTAGATGCCGCCTCCAGCGGAAACCCCGGGAAGATGGAATATCAGGGAGTCGATACCAAGACGGGCAAAAAACTATTTCGTCAAGGGCCTTTTGAACAGGGCACCAACAATATCGGGGAGTTTTTGGCCTTGGTACACGGCCTCGCCTTTCTCAAGCAAAACAATAGCGACCGCATCATCTACACCGATTCCCGTACCGCGATGAGCTGGGTACGGAAACGGACCTGCAACACGAAGCTCAAGGAAACCCCAAAGAACAAAGCCCTGTTCGACCTCATACGCCGCGCCCTCGACTGGCTGAAAAACAACTCTTACAACACCCCCATCGTGAAATGGGAGACCAAGGCCTGGGGCGAGATTCCAGCGGATTTTGGGCGGAAATGA
- a CDS encoding NAD(P)H-binding protein, with translation MKTAIILGATGLTGGRLLRLLLEDDRYGTIKLFSRSSVAFSHPKMEEHLGDLMDMEGFAAHFHAEELFCCIGTTKSKTPDQEEYKNIDYGLPVHAAKHCKENGIGTFIVISALGANPKSSVFYNRVKGEMEEAVLAENIPKTHILQPSLIGGRRKEKRWGEWIFKQLMKVANFVLVGSLEKYRSIRPEAIAGSMVWLANHKYEKKRIESDEIKYLAKILKR, from the coding sequence ATGAAGACCGCAATCATCTTGGGGGCGACCGGACTGACCGGTGGAAGGCTCCTTCGCCTTTTACTGGAAGACGACCGCTACGGAACAATAAAACTGTTCTCACGGTCGAGCGTGGCATTTTCCCATCCGAAGATGGAGGAACATCTGGGCGACCTCATGGACATGGAAGGATTTGCCGCCCATTTTCACGCCGAGGAACTTTTTTGCTGCATCGGCACTACGAAGTCTAAGACCCCGGATCAAGAAGAATACAAAAATATAGATTACGGATTGCCCGTTCATGCCGCCAAACACTGCAAAGAAAACGGGATAGGCACCTTTATCGTAATTTCCGCGCTCGGCGCCAATCCGAAAAGTTCCGTCTTTTACAACAGGGTCAAAGGGGAAATGGAGGAGGCCGTCCTGGCCGAGAATATTCCCAAAACCCATATACTGCAACCCTCGTTGATCGGGGGCAGGCGAAAAGAAAAACGATGGGGCGAATGGATATTCAAGCAACTGATGAAGGTTGCCAATTTCGTTCTGGTCGGATCCCTGGAAAAATACCGGTCCATTCGACCGGAAGCCATCGCCGGAAGCATGGTATGGCTGGCGAACCACAAGTACGAAAAAAAACGCATTGAATCCGACGAGATAAAATATCTAGCGAAAATACTAAAACGGTAA
- a CDS encoding CYTH domain-containing protein, with product MTETERKFLVKSEAYKKQAHTRKRIVQGFLNTDPRRTVRIRIYGNTAVLTVKGMSNETGTTRFEWEREIGLKEAQALLELCEKDILEKTRFEIPVGEHLFEVDEFHGLNKGLILAEVELKHENEPFEKPDWLGEEVTGDVRYYNSQLSKQAYKTWKN from the coding sequence ATGACTGAAACAGAGCGGAAATTTTTGGTCAAATCCGAAGCGTACAAAAAACAGGCCCATACCCGCAAGCGCATTGTACAGGGTTTTCTGAACACCGACCCCCGGCGCACCGTGAGAATAAGGATATACGGGAATACCGCCGTCCTGACCGTAAAGGGCATGTCGAACGAGACCGGAACCACAAGGTTCGAATGGGAACGGGAAATCGGTCTGAAGGAAGCCCAGGCCCTGCTCGAGCTTTGCGAGAAGGACATTTTGGAGAAGACCCGCTTTGAAATCCCAGTTGGCGAACATCTTTTTGAAGTGGACGAATTCCACGGTTTGAACAAGGGACTGATTCTTGCCGAAGTGGAACTGAAACATGAGAACGAGCCCTTCGAAAAACCGGACTGGCTCGGCGAAGAGGTCACCGGGGATGTCAGATACTACAATTCACAACTGAGCAAACAAGCCTATAAAACCTGGAAGAACTAA
- the pheS gene encoding phenylalanine--tRNA ligase subunit alpha: protein MIDTLKKHIGEVEKFEADSPEAVEAFRIKYLSKKGLLNDFFAEFKNVPNDRKKEFGQTINQLKTLAAEKVDSLKEALESKGAEQPIYGDLTRPGEPIPLGARHPISIVKNQIIEIFSRIGFNVSEGPEIEDDWHNFTALNLPEHHPARDMQDTFFVQTDPDILLRTHTSTVQVRYMENNKPPIRTISPGRVYRNEAISSRSHCFFHQVEGLYIDTDVSFADLKQTLQFFTDELFGKSKIRLRPSYFPFTEPSAEVDVYWGLETETDYRMTKGTGWLEIMGCGMVDPNVLDNCGIDSEKYSGFAFGMGIDRIALLLHQIPDIRLLSENDVRFLEQFRSAL from the coding sequence ATGATCGATACCCTTAAAAAACATATCGGCGAAGTCGAAAAATTCGAAGCGGATTCCCCGGAGGCGGTAGAGGCCTTCCGAATCAAATATCTTAGTAAGAAAGGCTTGCTCAACGATTTTTTTGCGGAATTCAAGAACGTGCCCAATGATCGGAAAAAGGAGTTCGGCCAAACCATCAACCAGCTCAAGACCTTGGCGGCGGAAAAGGTCGATAGCCTGAAGGAAGCCTTGGAGAGCAAAGGAGCGGAGCAGCCGATTTACGGAGACCTTACCCGTCCGGGCGAACCGATTCCCCTAGGTGCCAGGCATCCTATTTCCATTGTCAAGAATCAGATTATCGAGATTTTTTCAAGGATCGGCTTCAACGTATCCGAGGGGCCAGAGATCGAAGACGACTGGCATAATTTTACCGCCTTGAACCTTCCGGAACACCATCCGGCCCGCGATATGCAGGATACTTTTTTCGTGCAGACCGATCCCGATATCCTTTTGCGGACGCACACCTCAACGGTGCAGGTGCGGTACATGGAGAACAATAAACCGCCCATTCGAACCATATCCCCCGGAAGGGTATACCGCAACGAGGCCATTTCGTCCCGGTCGCACTGCTTTTTCCACCAAGTGGAAGGGCTGTATATCGATACCGATGTATCTTTCGCCGACCTGAAACAGACCTTGCAGTTCTTTACCGACGAGCTTTTCGGGAAGTCCAAAATCCGGTTGCGCCCCTCCTATTTTCCCTTTACCGAACCCAGTGCCGAGGTCGATGTGTATTGGGGATTGGAGACCGAAACGGATTACCGGATGACGAAGGGCACCGGATGGCTCGAAATCATGGGCTGTGGAATGGTCGACCCCAATGTGCTCGATAACTGCGGTATCGACTCCGAAAAATACTCGGGATTCGCCTTTGGCATGGGCATCGACCGTATCGCGTTGTTGCTGCACCAGATTCCCGACATTCGGTTGCTGAGTGAGAACGATGTGCGGTTTTTGGAACAGTTCCGTTCGGCCCTGTAA
- a CDS encoding efflux RND transporter permease subunit, producing the protein MLRTFIERPVLSTVISIILVLLGVLGYLTLPVTQYPDIAPPTVQVSASYPGANAETILESVIVPIEEQINGVEDMTYITSTASNSGSASITVYFEQGVDPDIAAVNVQNRVARANALLPAEVIRSGVITQKRQSSALLYAALYSTNPDYDDTFIQNYLSINVRPELQRINGVGDVNVFGAKDYSMRIWLNPVKMASYGVTTTDVANAIGEQSLEAAAGSLGQNAGESFEYVIKYKGRYKTANEYQDIIIKSMGNGQFLRLGDVAKIELDAFSYSSTSLSRGNPAISFGVFQTPGSNAQEIIEEIYVKLDELKEDFPQGVDYLINYDTNKFLTASMNKVRTTLIEAFLLVFLVVFVFLQDIKSTLIPAIAVPVSIIGTFFFLELFGYSINLLTLFALLLAIGIVVDDAIVVVEAVHAKLEEGYDNAKEATVSAMGEISGAIISITLVMAAVFIPITFIQGPSGVFYEQFGVTLIVAIVISAVNALTLSPALCAIFLKPNDEKAKKKGFMQRFYNAFNAGFQATSKKYVRSLGFLTRHKWITAALLLLCAGAIWWASTTTPSGFVPSEDRGVVFMNLELPQGASMDRTYNVNKRVYDIIGSIEGIRTATIISGRNFFSGQGSSYGMGFIILEDFDQRESDETQLDNILAQLFQKTSGISDAEILFFTPPSIPGFGASDGFELQLMDRSNGELTDLDDVANEFVEALNQRPEIGFSSNSFSTEFPQLQMDIDIPRAKEAGVEISSILRTLQGYIGGLYAADFSRFGKQFRVFVQAEPDDRKDQEGLNSMYVRNTNGEMAPVSQFVSLERVYGPQTVSRFNLFNAVTVNGSATQGYSSGDAINAVNEVAAQTLPNNYDVAYSGITREEIASSGQAGLIFLLSIVFTYFFLAAQYESYLLPFSVLLSLPVGVAGAYLTTKFAGLENNIYFQIALIMLIGLLAKNAILIVEFAIQRRNQGMPLTVAAIEGAKARLRPILMTSFAFIMGLTPLVIASGVGAAGNNAIGTGAVGGMLIGTVLGVFIIPTLFIVFQWLQEKITGVPEAVEVR; encoded by the coding sequence ATGTTAAGGACATTTATAGAACGGCCGGTACTTTCTACGGTCATCTCGATTATTCTTGTGTTATTGGGGGTTCTGGGATATTTGACCCTCCCCGTGACCCAGTACCCCGATATCGCCCCACCTACGGTACAGGTCTCCGCAAGTTATCCCGGAGCCAATGCCGAAACAATATTGGAAAGTGTTATCGTGCCCATCGAGGAGCAGATCAACGGGGTAGAAGACATGACCTACATTACCTCTACGGCCAGTAATTCGGGCAGTGCGAGCATCACCGTGTACTTCGAACAGGGGGTCGACCCCGATATTGCGGCAGTAAATGTCCAGAACCGGGTAGCACGGGCCAATGCCTTGTTGCCTGCCGAGGTCATCCGTTCGGGGGTCATTACCCAAAAACGCCAGAGTTCCGCGCTCTTGTACGCTGCATTGTACTCTACCAATCCCGATTATGACGACACCTTTATCCAGAACTATTTGAGCATCAACGTCCGCCCTGAGCTTCAGCGGATCAACGGGGTCGGCGACGTGAACGTCTTCGGGGCAAAGGACTATTCGATGCGTATTTGGCTGAATCCCGTTAAAATGGCATCCTACGGGGTCACAACGACCGATGTAGCCAATGCCATCGGCGAACAAAGTCTGGAGGCCGCGGCGGGATCCTTGGGTCAGAACGCCGGGGAATCCTTTGAATATGTTATCAAATATAAGGGGCGGTATAAAACGGCCAACGAATATCAGGACATTATCATCAAATCGATGGGGAATGGACAGTTTCTGCGTTTGGGCGATGTGGCCAAAATCGAACTCGACGCATTTTCCTATAGCTCTACCAGTCTTTCGAGAGGAAATCCGGCTATCAGTTTCGGGGTTTTTCAGACACCCGGCTCGAACGCCCAGGAAATCATCGAGGAAATCTATGTCAAGCTCGATGAGCTCAAGGAAGATTTTCCGCAGGGAGTCGATTATTTGATCAATTACGATACCAACAAGTTTTTGACCGCCTCGATGAACAAGGTGCGCACGACGCTTATCGAAGCTTTCCTGCTGGTGTTTTTAGTGGTCTTTGTTTTTCTACAGGATATAAAATCCACCTTGATTCCCGCGATCGCGGTCCCCGTTTCGATTATCGGCACCTTTTTCTTTTTGGAGCTGTTCGGATATTCCATCAATTTGTTGACCCTTTTTGCCCTGTTGCTGGCCATCGGAATCGTGGTCGATGATGCCATTGTGGTGGTCGAGGCGGTGCACGCCAAACTCGAGGAGGGTTATGACAATGCAAAAGAAGCTACCGTTTCGGCGATGGGCGAAATCAGTGGGGCCATTATTTCGATTACATTGGTCATGGCCGCGGTATTTATTCCGATTACATTTATCCAAGGCCCGTCCGGGGTGTTTTACGAACAGTTCGGGGTGACCTTGATCGTTGCCATTGTCATATCGGCGGTGAATGCGTTGACTTTGAGTCCGGCCTTATGTGCCATCTTTTTAAAGCCTAACGACGAAAAGGCTAAGAAAAAGGGGTTTATGCAGCGCTTTTATAATGCGTTCAACGCCGGGTTTCAGGCGACCTCCAAAAAGTATGTGCGCTCCTTGGGTTTTTTGACCAGACACAAATGGATTACCGCCGCGCTATTGCTACTCTGTGCCGGGGCCATCTGGTGGGCGAGCACCACCACCCCCAGCGGTTTTGTGCCTTCTGAGGACAGGGGTGTCGTCTTTATGAACCTCGAACTACCTCAGGGCGCGTCGATGGACCGTACCTACAATGTCAATAAAAGGGTCTATGATATTATTGGCTCGATCGAGGGAATTAGAACAGCTACGATTATCAGTGGCCGAAATTTCTTTTCGGGACAGGGCAGCTCGTACGGGATGGGCTTTATTATTTTGGAGGATTTTGATCAAAGGGAATCCGACGAGACCCAGCTCGACAATATCCTCGCGCAGCTGTTCCAAAAAACATCGGGAATATCGGATGCCGAAATCCTATTCTTTACCCCGCCAAGTATCCCAGGATTCGGAGCCTCCGATGGTTTTGAGCTACAGTTGATGGACCGTAGCAATGGCGAACTGACAGATCTCGATGATGTGGCCAACGAATTTGTCGAAGCGCTGAACCAAAGGCCTGAAATCGGCTTTTCTTCGAATTCCTTCAGCACGGAATTCCCTCAGTTGCAGATGGACATCGATATCCCCAGGGCCAAAGAGGCGGGGGTCGAAATCAGTAGTATTCTCAGAACCTTGCAGGGGTATATAGGCGGACTCTATGCTGCCGATTTCAGTCGTTTCGGGAAACAGTTCAGGGTATTCGTGCAGGCAGAGCCCGACGACCGGAAGGACCAAGAAGGTCTGAACAGTATGTACGTACGTAATACTAATGGGGAGATGGCGCCCGTATCGCAGTTTGTATCACTGGAACGGGTCTACGGTCCCCAGACCGTAAGTCGGTTCAATCTTTTTAATGCCGTTACCGTCAACGGATCGGCGACCCAAGGCTATAGCTCGGGAGACGCCATCAACGCGGTCAACGAGGTGGCCGCACAGACCTTGCCCAATAATTATGATGTGGCCTATTCGGGAATTACCCGGGAAGAAATTGCCTCCTCGGGGCAGGCGGGCCTTATCTTTCTGTTGAGTATCGTCTTCACCTACTTCTTTTTGGCGGCCCAGTACGAAAGTTACCTTTTGCCTTTTTCGGTACTGCTTTCCTTGCCTGTGGGGGTCGCAGGAGCCTATCTGACCACCAAGTTTGCCGGACTGGAGAACAACATCTACTTTCAGATTGCCCTGATCATGCTCATCGGCCTGTTGGCCAAGAATGCCATTCTTATCGTGGAGTTCGCCATTCAACGAAGAAATCAGGGAATGCCGCTGACAGTGGCCGCGATAGAAGGTGCCAAAGCCAGGTTACGACCGATCTTAATGACATCCTTTGCGTTTATAATGGGCCTTACGCCCCTCGTAATAGCTTCCGGAGTGGGAGCTGCCGGAAATAACGCTATCGGGACGGGAGCCGTCGGGGGCATGCTTATCGGGACCGTCTTGGGGGTGTTTATCATTCCCACACTGTTTATCGTGTTTCAGTGGCTGCAGGAAAAGATTACGGGGGTGCCCGAGGCGGTCGAGGTAAGATGA
- a CDS encoding phosphoribosylglycinamide formyltransferase, whose protein sequence is MKSKKIVLFASGSGSNVENIALYFKDRPDIVISAVLSNKKDAKVLERCDRLKINGLYFNRTSFYDSDCVLDILKAIDPDLIVLAGFLWKIPSRLIQAFPDKIINIHPALLPKYGGKGMYGSKVHKAVKANGDSETGITIHYVNANYDEGGIIHQAVTSISEDDNVEQITQKVHALEYEHFPKVIERLLASPEASH, encoded by the coding sequence TTGAAATCAAAAAAAATCGTCCTGTTCGCCTCTGGCTCCGGCTCCAACGTGGAGAATATCGCGCTCTATTTCAAGGATAGGCCGGACATCGTAATCTCCGCCGTCCTCAGCAATAAAAAGGATGCTAAAGTGTTGGAGCGATGTGATAGACTGAAAATAAACGGGCTATATTTCAATAGAACTTCCTTTTATGATAGCGACTGCGTGCTCGACATCTTGAAAGCTATAGATCCCGACCTGATCGTACTGGCGGGATTCCTTTGGAAAATCCCTTCAAGGCTGATCCAGGCATTTCCGGATAAAATCATTAACATCCATCCCGCCTTGTTACCGAAATATGGTGGTAAGGGCATGTACGGTAGTAAAGTACACAAAGCGGTAAAGGCGAACGGGGATAGCGAAACCGGCATCACCATTCATTACGTCAACGCAAATTATGACGAAGGGGGCATCATCCACCAAGCCGTAACCTCGATATCGGAAGATGATAATGTGGAGCAGATCACCCAAAAGGTCCATGCCTTGGAGTATGAACATTTTCCCAAGGTCATCGAAAGGCTTTTAGCTTCCCCAGAGGCTTCGCACTGA
- a CDS encoding efflux RND transporter periplasmic adaptor subunit: protein MMTKRLPGFFIVLVVLSLAFSCGNDKEGKAGQRGQGQQVMPYPVIAVETRNVSTFNSYPTTLQGDVSSEVRPKISGYIQDVLVEEGQRVKRGQILFRLETQTLDQDAAAAKANVNAAQVEVNKLIPLVEKDIISPVQLESAKARLEQAKSSYQGIGANIDYANVRSPVDGVVGSINFRKGALVSTQTQLPLTRVSSVGTIYAYFSMNEKNFITFIREAEGKNMDEKIENLPKVKLILATGDEYSQEGSIETIAGDIDPQTGTISFRARFENPEGILRNGGSGTVKVPQEFTDALVVPELSTYEQQGNTYVYKVVADTLVPAALSIKAQASPFYVLQGGLAKGDSILGNGVGKVRPGTKIKPEPTPVDSIVNSFDTVFK from the coding sequence ATGATGACGAAACGACTCCCCGGATTTTTTATAGTTCTGGTGGTACTCTCCCTAGCTTTTAGCTGTGGAAACGATAAAGAAGGCAAGGCAGGCCAAAGGGGGCAGGGGCAGCAGGTGATGCCCTATCCGGTAATCGCCGTCGAAACCCGTAATGTAAGTACGTTCAATAGCTATCCCACCACGTTGCAGGGCGATGTAAGCAGTGAGGTGCGCCCTAAAATTTCAGGTTATATTCAAGATGTACTGGTCGAGGAGGGCCAGCGGGTAAAACGGGGCCAGATATTGTTCCGGCTCGAGACTCAAACCTTAGATCAAGATGCCGCCGCGGCCAAGGCGAACGTCAATGCCGCCCAAGTGGAGGTAAACAAGCTGATTCCCTTGGTCGAAAAGGATATTATCAGTCCCGTGCAACTCGAATCGGCCAAGGCCAGACTCGAACAGGCCAAGAGTTCTTATCAAGGGATAGGGGCGAATATCGATTACGCCAATGTTCGGAGTCCCGTTGACGGGGTCGTCGGCTCCATTAATTTCAGAAAAGGAGCTTTGGTGAGCACGCAGACCCAATTGCCGCTGACACGAGTATCGTCGGTCGGCACGATCTACGCCTACTTTTCGATGAACGAGAAGAACTTTATCACTTTTATCAGGGAAGCCGAGGGGAAAAATATGGACGAAAAGATCGAGAACCTGCCCAAGGTAAAATTGATTTTAGCCACAGGCGATGAATATAGTCAAGAAGGAAGCATCGAAACCATAGCCGGCGATATCGACCCTCAAACGGGCACCATTTCCTTCCGGGCGCGCTTCGAAAATCCCGAAGGTATTTTGCGTAACGGAGGCAGCGGCACCGTTAAAGTGCCCCAAGAGTTTACCGATGCCTTGGTCGTACCCGAGTTATCTACCTATGAACAACAGGGCAATACCTATGTGTACAAGGTCGTAGCCGATACGCTTGTACCCGCGGCGCTGTCGATAAAAGCGCAGGCCAGTCCCTTTTACGTGTTGCAAGGCGGACTGGCAAAAGGCGATTCTATCTTGGGCAACGGGGTGGGCAAGGTGCGGCCGGGTACTAAGATCAAACCGGAACCGACCCCGGTGGACAGTATTGTCAATTCGTTCGATACCGTATTTAAATAA